Proteins encoded within one genomic window of Scomber japonicus isolate fScoJap1 chromosome 16, fScoJap1.pri, whole genome shotgun sequence:
- the LOC128375003 gene encoding protein FAM200A-like: protein MSLSKNLKRKVDNENRIFNHEWTENYAFILPSFINAKPTCLICNEGVSVCKEYNIKRHHETKHANFKVAFPQKTEARKQKIEALKGGFAHSNRILLRGLTSQQKVTSASLKASWLLAKHNKPFTDAEVFKEMMVVVLEEFATDKSMDGVIGSVKQMSLSARSAARRIEALSDAVQGEIITGVSHANYFSLAIDESTDNTDVAQLCVYVRYFDGKNFKEELLSLIPLEGHTTGDAIFAKLEELFQLYSLTFQRVNLIVTDGAPAMMGKHRGLVSRLKELAPQMHGLHCLIHQSVLCARLSGELKDVMDKVMKVINFVRGTSSTQHRLFRQLVAESEDAAHDDLLLHNDVRWLSKGKALDRFCALLNEIKAFLRMSKNKAAADHLILLEDEKFMWNVAFLYDIFGHLNQLNFQLQGRDKTIVDMVEKLESFTRKLEMLEADISTGRLLHFSTLKTAGQVTELMVDFIKRLRANFTSRFDDYSIPKDIIHFVRDPSVKPADNFSSLAKEMIPSLDQAALEMEIIDFQTTSVVRDALRSAESVSAFWVGLLCSKEYSNLKTIALYILTMFPSTYVCESSFSAMNAIKTHERNRLTHKNLENCLRIKVTSISPDIQQIAGGGARQIRTSAFPMTTLALAVEHNHHYAEREDTYHAKGELMNTCSSTPAVAERKTDLLPGSDVAAREQERAVLNTGLCSGIG, encoded by the exons ATGTCACTATCAAAAAATCTCAAGAGAAAGGTTGACAACGAAAACAGGATCTTTAATCATGAATGGACAGAGAACTATGCCTTCATCCTACCCAGTTTCATTAATGCAAAGCCCACATGCCTGATCTGTAACGAGGGTGTCTCTGTATGTAAAGAGTATAATATTAAACGACACCACGAAACGAAGCATGCTAACTTCAAGGTTGCATTCCCTCAGAAGACAGAGGCGCGAAAGCAAAAAATCGAAGCCCTGAAAGGTGGATTTGCACACAGCAACAGGATCCTGCTGCGAGGCCTCACATCCCAACAGAAGGTAACAAGTGCATCTCTAAAAGCGTCCTGGTTGCTAGCAAAGCACAACAAACCATTCACTGATGCAGAGGTCTTCAAggagatgatggtggtggtttTGGAGGAGTTTGCTACCGACAAGTCGATGGATGGTGTGATCGGGTCAGTGAAACAGATGTCCCTCTCTGCGAGGTCTGCTGCCCGCCGCATAGAAGCACTGTCCGACGCGGTGCAGGGTGAAATCATCACCGGTGTCAGTCACGCAAACTACTTTTCCTTAGCCATTGACGAGAGCACTGACAACACAGATGTAGCCCAGTTGTGCGTTTATGTGAGATATTTTGATGGGAAAAATTTCAAGGAAGAGCTGCTGTCTCTAATTCCACTAGAAGGGCACACCACTGGAGATGCTATATTTGCGAAACTGGAAGAGTTGTTTCAGTTATATTCATTAACATTTCAGAGGGTTAACCTAATCGTGACAGACGGGGCTCCTGCTATGATGGGAAAACACAGAGGTCTGGTAAGCAGGCTGAAAGAACTCGCCCCCCAAATGCACGGGCTGCACTGCCTCATCCACCAAAGTGTCCTTTGTGCCAGACTGAGTGGCGAGCTAAAGGATGTCATGGACAAAGTGATGAAAGTCATTAATTTTGTCAGAGGTACATCAAGCACCCAGCATAGGCTTTTCCGACAACTTGTGGCTGAGTCGGAAGATGCTGCCCACGATGACCTGCTGCTTCACAATGATGTGCGCTGGTTGAGCAAGGGGAAAGCACTGGATCGCTTCTGTGCGCTACTTAATGAGATCAAAGCGTTCCTTAGAATGAGCAAGAACAAGGCAGCAGCTGACCACCTTATCCTGCTGGAAGATGAAAAGTTCATGTGGAATGTAGCGTTTTTATATGACATATTTGGCCACCTAAACCAGCTTAACTTTCAGCTACAGGGGAGAGACAAAACCATCGTGGATATGGTTGAAAAACTGGAGTCATTCACGAGGAAGCTTGAGATGCTTGAGGCAGACATATCTACCGGCAGGCTCCTGCATTTCAGCACACTGAAGACAGCGGGACAAGTGACGGAGCTGATGGTTGACTTCATCAAGAGGCTACGGGCCAACTTCACTTCTCGGTTTGATGACTACTCCATCCCAAAAGACATCATTCATTTTGTACGTGACCCTTCAGTAAAACCAGCCGACAACTTCTCCTCCCTGGCGAAAGAAATGATCCCCTCTTTAGATCAGGCTGCGCTGGAAATGGAAATTATTGACTTCCAAACCACCTCAGTTGTGCGAGATGCGCTCAGAAGTGCGGAGTCTGTGAGCGCCTTTTGGGTCGGCCTACTATGCTCCAAGGAATACAGCAACCTCAAGACAATCGCACTTTACATTCTGACAATGTTCCCTTCCACATACGTCTGCGAGTCTTCCTTCTCAGCTATGAATGCAATAAAAACGCACGAGAGGAATAGACTGACTCACAAAAATCTCGAGAACTGCCTGAGGATTAAAGTGACGTCTATTTCACCAGATATCCAGCAGATA gcaggaggaggagcgcgACAGATCCGGACATCAGCATTTCCTATGACCACACTAGCATTAGCTGTTGAACACAACCACCActatgcagagagagaggacacttACCACGCCAAAGGAGAGCTCATGAACACGTGCAGCAGCACACCTGCTGTAGCGGAGAGGAAGACCGACCTCTTACCCGGAAGTGATGTGGCAGctagagagcaagagagagccGTCCTAAATACGGGCCTCTGCTCTGGGATAGGCTAA